From the Prunus dulcis chromosome 4, ALMONDv2, whole genome shotgun sequence genome, one window contains:
- the LOC117623991 gene encoding uncharacterized protein LOC117623991, with protein MAIKLFSTAASLTFPSHLLHRPIINPRKTCYTLTVQMSWACKKCTFVNPPTPSQKPTCQICLSPSSSSPPPSPASSSIPKWPCKACTFLNAYKNSNCEVCDTRASISSLSSFEDLTDTGLDGGDLDSSVGSVFLPLQRCKRKRVEDPVEVNQGSSSFNVVREVKASDKLTTVSGSSSFNVVREVKSSDKRTSVSGSSNFDVSGGVKVPDKGMNVSEGTSFGSSGVGLTTLKILSYNVWFREDLEVHKRMKALGDLIQQHCPDLICFQEVTPNIYDIFRQSGWWKMYQSSVSNQMADSRPYFCMQLSKLRVKSFSCKPFGYSAMGRELCVAEVEVPGDKHLVVATSHLESPCPGPPNWDQMYSKERVDQAKEALNLLNKNQNVIFCGDMNWDDKLDGHFPLPNKWIDAWEELRPEENGWTYDTKSNMMLSGNRKLQKRLDRFLCSLHDFRMSKIELIGMDAIPGLSYIKEKKVRTEIKKLELPVLPSDHYGLLLTICSQ; from the exons ATGGCGATAAAGTTGTTCAGTACAGCAGCTTCGCTAACTTTCCCAAGTCATCTTCTCCACCGTCCCATAATAAACCCTAGAAAAACCTGTTATACTCTGACCGTACAAATGTCTTGGGCATGCAAAAAATGCACCTTTGTCAACCCCCCAACCCCATCTCAAAAACCCACTTGCCAAATCTGCttatcaccatcatcatcatcaccacccCCATCACCAGCATCTTCTTCTATTCCAAAATGGCCATGCAAGGCCTGCACTTTCTTGAACGCTTACAAGAACTCTAACTGTGAAGTCTGTGACACCAGGGCTTCAATCTCGTCCCTCTCGAGTTTTGAGGATTTAACCGATACGGGGCTTGATGGTGGAGACCTCGATTCTTCGGTAGGCTCTGTTTTCTTGCCCCTGCAGCGTTGCAAGAGGAAGAGGGTTGAAGACCCAGTTGAGGTTAATCAGGGTTCTTCCAGTTTCAATGTGGTTCGAGAGGTCAAGGCGTCCGATAAGTTGACGACTGTATCGGGTTCTTCCAGTTTCAATGTGGTTCGAGAGGTCAAGTCGTCCGATAAACGGACTTCTGTATCGGGTTCTTCCAATTTCGATGTGTCTGGAGGGGTCAAGGTGCCCGATAAGGGAATGAATGTCTCGG AGGGAACTAGTTTTGGGTCTTCTGGTGTGGGTTTGACGACATTGAAAATTCTGAGTTACAATGTCTGGTTCCGAGAAGATCTAGAAGTGCACAAGAGAATGAAAGCTCTTGGTGACCTTATCCAACAGCACTGCCCAGATCTCATTTGCTTTCAG GAGGTCACCCCGAATATATATGACATCTTTCGGCAATCTGGCTGGTGGAAAATGTATCAAAGCTCAGTTTCGAACCAGATGGCAGATTCAAGACCATACTTTTGCATGCAG TTAAGCAAATTGCGAGTGAAGTCCTTCAGCTGTAAGCCCTTTGGATACTCTGCAATGGGGAGAGAACTTTGTGTTGCTGAAGTAGAAGTCCCGGGGGACAAACATTTGGTTGTTGCCACTAGCCATCTCGAAAGTCCTTGCCCCGGCCCTCCAAACTGGGATCAGATGTACAGTAAAGAACGTGTAGATCAGGCAAAGGAGGCCCTCAACCTTTTAAACAAGAACcaaaatgtgattttttgTGGTGACATGAACTGGGATGACAAGTTGGATGGTCACTTTCCTTTACCCAACAAATGGATTGACGCATGGGAAGAGTTGAGACCAGAGGAAAATGGATGGACATATGATACCAAGTCCAACATGATGTTGTCTGGCAACCGGAAACTGCAGAAGCGACTAGATCGATTTTTGTGTAGTCTGCATGATTTTAGAATGAGTAAAATTGAACTGATTGGGATGGATGCAATACCAGGTCTATCTTatattaaggaaaaaaaggtGAGGACCGAGATCAAGAAGCTGGAGCTCCCTGTTTTGCCTAGTGATCACTACGGCTTGCTTTTGACAATCTGTAGCCAGTGA